The following coding sequences lie in one Rutidosis leptorrhynchoides isolate AG116_Rl617_1_P2 chromosome 4, CSIRO_AGI_Rlap_v1, whole genome shotgun sequence genomic window:
- the LOC139840545 gene encoding uncharacterized protein produces the protein MERYFKRNISSVDGETSSQYISQPSLKPSMLKKVDINDLPWDPADRKRISDYDPNQREEIRRLYWQREPYQPGGHVFPQKVIGSKERRFVDQVGHQGGSDAFVSSGFNCWAKKKRLATHAGDITSFHYKALQKCEDLMKPKQSIAYVFQRQSERDARWGSHHKTILGLISLFPEVVEVLEYVKEDGLTNALSQALQRKDQNIVEAVSLVNGTTSSLQRLREDGFDEILEHAYCFCEQYKLERVNMDDVYITSRNRKTNMTNRHYFEFDIFNTVLDRQIQEFGDRFGEVSTELLSNISALSPRDSFSMFDKKKLINLSKMYPCDFTHTDREKLDGELDVYYDIIRRDEKFASLNGITDLSKLMVETGKDISYRYVYRLLKLALVLPVATATVERCFSAMKLVKSELRNRMGDDFLNDCLIGAIEKEALLKIKDEAVMKRFQQMEDRRGQLN, from the exons ATGGAAAGATATTTTAAGAGAAATATATCATCGGTTGATGGAGAAACTTCAAGTCAATACATTTCACAACCTAGCTTGAAACCTTCAATGCTCAAAAAAGTCGATATAAATGATCTTCCATGGGATCCCGCGGATAGAAAAAGAATTTCAGACTATGATCCTAATCAAAGAGAAGAAATAAGACGACTATATTGGCAAAGAGAACCATATCAACCAGGTGGTCATGTATTTCCACAAAAAGTAATAGGATCAAAGGAAAGACGTTTTGT AGATCAAGTTGGACATCAAGGGGGAAGTGATGCATTTGTGTCTTCCGGATTTAATTGTTGGGCTAAAAAGAAGAGACTTGCTACTCATGCGGGTGATATTACTAGTTTTCATTATAAGGCACTTCAAAAATGTGAAGATTTGATGAAACCAAAACAATCTATTGCGTATGTTTTTCAAAGGCAAAGTGAAC GTGATGCACGGTGGGGATCTCATCACAAAACAATATTAGGTTTGATTTCTTTGTTTCCGGAAGTTGTCGAGGTGCTTGAGTATGTGAAAGAAGATG GCCTAACAAATGCATTGTCCCAAGCACTTCAAAGAAAAGATCAAAATATTGTGGAAGCGGTTTCATTGGTGAATGGAACAACAAGTTCATTGCAGAGGTTAAGAGAAGATGGGTTTGATGAAATATTGGAGCATGCCTATTGCTTTTGTGAACAATATAAGCTTGAACGTGTGAATATGGATGATGTTTATATTACATCAAGAAACCGAAAGACCAACATGACCAATCGCCATTATTTCGAATTTGATATCTTCAATACTGTTCTAGATAGGCAAATTCAAGAATTCGGTGATCGTTTTGGTGAGGTAAGCACCGAATTACTTTCAAATATTTCCGCATTGAGCCCGCGTGATTCGTTTTCAATGTTTGATAAGAAAAAGTTGATAAATTTGAGTAAGATGTACCCTTGTGATTTTACTCATACGGACAGGGAAAAACTTGATGGTGAACTTGACGTATATTATGATATTATACGACGGGATGAGAAATTTGCTAGTTTGAATGGGATCACCGACCTTTCTAAATTAATGGTGGAAACTGGAAAAGATATTTCATATCGTTATGTTTATCGATTGCTAAAGCTAGCTTTAGTTTTGCCTGTTGCAACTGCAACCGTAGAAAGATGTTTTTCTGCAATGAAGCTTGTGAAATCCGAATTACGAAATCGAATGGGTGATGATTTTTTGAACGACTGTCTAATTGGTGCCATAGAAAAAGAAGCACTTTTAAAAATAAAAGATGAAGCCGTAATGAAACGCTTTCAACAGATGGAAGATCGAAGAGGACAGTTGAACTAG